A genomic stretch from Silurus meridionalis isolate SWU-2019-XX chromosome 1, ASM1480568v1, whole genome shotgun sequence includes:
- the LOC124385583 gene encoding inactive rhomboid protein 2-like, with protein MASQEGEESSSNNGQSESRLKNKKPPSLVIAIPPSEDQERTGTEAQRLRQSAKKSVSMQQSTEALSESGTNERRAAFRRQTSLSQSIRKSTAQWFGVGTDCESQQQAWQRKSLRHCSLRYGRLKPQYRDQQEAASIDHSLDSPATHKMPKIVDPLARGRPFRYDEVDRPRTPHFAHAPPPQTPGVSSLCSFTSQRSMHSRVLRRKRESVARMSIRAASNLLRGRPGLHGTPVPRSFPRRSFVRPSWMEEDTVDTADTSDCVFFSRMDAHEDFYSMADDVFESPPLSASLAVDNLVDEAGRIPSFKDISRTPAAVVSPALHRGGRIASRVKHFAFDKHKRQYGLGVVGKWLDRQYRRSLSSQVQKQLDDFHSHRPYFTYWITFVHIVITLLACCTYGFAPVGFAQHSITQLVLRNKGVYESVKYVQQQNFWIGPGSVDLIHLGAKFSPCIRQDLKIVERMQRDRNEEKESGCCVQNDKSGCVQTLRNDCSETLATFIKWGKVNIDIVRSSGAVCHQDPRMCQEPASAEPHVWPDDITQWPICTDRGTWNHTGYLHMDCTIRGRPCCIGTQGRCEIATREYCDFMHGYFHEEATLCSQVHCLDEVCGLLPFLNPDVPDQFYRLWLSLFLHAGLLHCLVSVVFQMTILRDLEKLAGWVRISIIYIFSGITGNLASALFLPYKAEVGPAGSQFGLLACLFVELFQGWQMLEKPWNAFLKLLGLVLFLFLCGLLPWIDNIAHIFGFLSGLLLSFAFLPYVTFGTFDKYRKRVLILLSLLVYIGLFSSLIVWFYIYPIDWNWLEYLTCIPFTSKFCERYDNDPIGH; from the exons ATGGCATCTCAGGAAGGGGAGGAGTCAAGCAGCAACAATGGCCAATCAGAAAGTAGGTTGAAGAACAAGAAGCCACCCAGCCTGGTTATTGCAATTCCACCCAGTGAGGATCAAGAGAGAACCGGTACAGAGGCACAG CGCCTAAGGCAGTCGGCAAAGAAAAGCGTGAGCATGCAGCAGTCGACTGAGGCGTTGTCGGAAAGCGGGACGAACGAGAGGAGAGCGGCGTTCCGCAGACAGACTTCTCTGTCTCAGAGCATTCGCAA AAGTACAGCGCAGTGGTTCGGAGTCGGGACGGACTGCGAGAGTCAGCAGCAGGCGTGGCAGAGGAAAAGTCTGCGCCACTGTAGCCTGCGTTATGGCCGCCTCAAACCTCAGTACCGAGACCAACAGGAGGCAGCAAGCATCGACCACAGCCTGGACTCGCCTGCCACTCACAAGATGCCAAAG attgTCGACCCTCTGGCTCGCGGCCGTCCATTCCGTTATGACGAGGTGGATCGGCCGAGGACGCCACACTTTGCTCACGCTCCTCCTCCTCAGACCCCAGGCGTCTCCTCCTTGTGCTCCTTCACCAGCCAGCGCTCTATGCACTCTCGGGTCCTGCGTAGGAAGAGGGAGTCTGTGGCCCGCATGAGCATCCGCGCAGCCTCCAACCTactcagg ggtcGGCCCGGCCTGCACGGCACTCCGGTACCTCGAAGTTTCCCACGGAGGAGTTTTGTTCGGCCCAGCTGGATGGAGGAGGACACAGTGGACACAGCAGACACCTCTGACTGTGTCTTCTTTAGCAGG ATGGATGCACATGAGGACTTTTACTCTATGGCAGATGATGTGTTCGAGTCCCCGCCCCTCTCCGCTTCATTGGCTGTGGATAATTTAGTAGACGAAGCAGGACGAATCCCCAGCTT TAAGGATATCAGCCGAACTCCGGCTGCAGTGGTAAGCCCCGCCCTCCACCGCGGAGGCCGCATCGCTTCCCGGGTGAAACACTTTGCCTTTGATAAGCACAAGCGTCAGTACGGGTTGGGCGTGGTGGGGAAGTGGCTGGACCGTCAATACCGGCGCAGCCTGAGCAGCCAAGTGCAAAAACAGCTGGATGACTTTCACAGTCACAG ACCGTATTTTACCTACTGGATCACTTTCGTGCACATCGTCATCACTTTGCTGGCCTGCTGTACATACGGTTTCGCTCCGGTCGGCTTCGCccagcactccatcactcaaCTA gTGCTGAGGAATAAAGGGGTGTATGAGAGTGTGAAGTATGTTCAGCAGCAGAATTTCTGGATCGGCCCAGGATCC GTAGACCTGATCCACTTGGGAGCGAAGTTTTCcccctgtattagacaagaccTAAAGATAGTCGAGCGTATGCAACGGGACAGAAACGAGGAAAAAGAATCTGGCTGCTGCGTGCAAAACGATAAGTCAGGATGCGTGCAGACGCTACGGAACGACTGCTCG GAGACACTGGCCACGTTTATTAAATGGGGCAAAGTGAACATAGATATTGTTCGTTCCTCAGGGGCGGTGTGCCATCAGGACCCCAG GATGTGTCAGGAGCCTGCTTCAGCGGAGCCACATGTTTGGCCTGATGACATCACGCAGTGGCCG ATCTGTACAGACAGAGGCACATGGAACCACACTGGTTACCTGCATATGGACTGCACCATCAGGGGTCGTCCATGTTGCATCGGGACCCAAGGAAG gtgtgagaTCGCCACGCGAGAGTACTGTGATTTCATGCACGGATACTTCCATGAAGAGGCCACACTCTGCTCTCAG GTTCATTGTCTGGATGAAGTCTGTGGCTTGCTGCCGTTTTTGAACCCGGACGTTCCGGACCAGTTCTATCGGCTCTGGCTCTCTCTGTTCCTCCATGCAGG CCTCCTGCACTGCCTGGTGTCCGTAGTCTTCCAGATGACGATACTAAGGGACCTGGAGAAACTCGCCGGCTGGGTGCGCATCTCAATCATCTACATCTTCAGCGGGATCACAGGAAACCTCGCCAGCGCTCTGTTCCTGCCGTACAAAGCAGAG GTGGGTCCAGCAGGATCTCAGTTCGGTCTGCTAGCATGCCTGTTCGTTGAGCTCTTTCAAGGCTGGCAGATGTTAGAGAAGCCATGGAACGCCTTCCTCAAGCTGCTCGGCCtcgtcctcttcctcttcctgtgTGGCCTGCTGCCGTGGATCGACAACATCGCCCACATCTTCGGCTTCCTCAGCGGTTTGCTGCTGTCCTTCGCCTTCCTACCGTACGTCACCTTTGGCACCTTCGACAAGTACCGCAAGCGTGTTCTCATCCTCCTGTCGCTGCTCGTGTACATCGGACTGTTCTCCTCACTCATCGTCTGGTTCTACATCTACCCCATCGACTGGAATTGGCTCGAGTATCTCACCTGCATCCCTTTCACCAGCAAGTTCTGTGAGCGCTATGATAACGACCCCATTGGCCACTAA